The DNA window GAATTTGACTGTATTTTCTGCTTTCACGTCATTATGCACCAAAACAAAAAGGAAACAGAAGCTTTTTTAGATGAATGCTATTCGAAATTAAATAAAAAAGGAACTCTAATTTTCGACTATCCGACGAAAAGACGGCGAAAAGTTGTTTCTCCACAGGAAGATTGGCATGCTGGAAACCGTTTTACACCAAAAGAAATTTCTAAATTATCTGAAAAAGGATGGAAAATAAAAAACACGATTGGAATTTTACTGTTTCCAATTCACAGAATTCCTAAAGGTTTAAGAAAACATTTTCTGCCTCTGGATATTTTATTGTGTAAAACGTTCCTGAAAAACTGGGCTTCTTACCAAATTGTTATTCTGGAAAAGATATGAGACAGCAATTAAGAAAATGGCTCCCCCATCATTGGAAAATGCAGTTGAAATTATTGCAAAGACATTTTGATGAAAGCAAAACCCAATATTCTTATTCTAAAAATTACAGCCCGGATAAAATTGGAAAATATGAAATTCAACTTCACCAAATCATTCAAAAAAGTGAATTTCATGAAAATAAAGTTCATAACTTAAAAATTGTTGGAGAAAAAATTAACAATCTGATTATTAATTCTAATGAAGTTTTTTCTTTCTGGAAGTTGGTTGGAAAACCCAATAAAAAGAATGGATTTAAAGAAGGAAGAAATTTAATTAAAACTCAAATTTCGAGTGATTTCGGTGGTGGGATCTGCCAGTTTTCCTCGATTTTATATTTTATGGCCCTGCAATCCGGTCTGAGAATTCTTGAAAGATTTCCGCATTCAATGGACATTTATAAAGAACATGAACGTTTTACACCATTAGGTTCAGATTGCACTGTTGTTTATGGCTATAAAGATCTGCAGATTCAAAATCCGTATTCGTTTCCCGTTCAGCTGAAGTGTTCCGTAGGTGATGAAAGACTTTCCCTTAATCTTATTTCTCCAAATGAACTTGAGTTAAACACCATCGATTTCAGAAAGTCCGAAACCGAAAAAGGAGTTTGGGTAGAGACATTCAGCAATAATAAATTTTTGTTTAAAAATTTTTATATTCGTTTATGAATTACCTGGCTCATTCCTTTCTCACATTTACCGACGGACAGATCGTCGGGCAATTCCTGGCTGACTTCATCCGGAACCGGGACCGGTTTTCTTTTCCGAAAGGAATCCAGGACGGGATCACTTTACACCGCGCCATCGATACGTTTACAGACTCCCATCCCGCTGTTCACGAAGCGAAAAAAGTCTTTGCGCCTTTGGTAAGATTGTATGCCGGAGCTTTTGTGGATGTTTCGATGGATTATTTTGTGGCGAATGATTTAAATTTAAATTCTTTAGAAGGCTGGAAAAAGCATTCGGTAAAAGTGTATTGTGTTCTGAATGAACATCATGAATACCTTCCGGAAAATTTCACGAGAATGCTGGAAAAAATGGAAGAAGGCGACTGGCTGTACAACTACCGCTATGAAAAAAATATCGGCTACAGCATGCGGAATGTTCTTAATAAAGCTAAATATTTACATACGGATATTCCTGTTCATGAAGCTTTTCTGAAAAATAAGAATTTACTTCAGGAATGTTATGACGATTTTTTTCCTGATCTTATGGAGCACGCCAAAGGAATCAATGCCCTGCTGCAGCTGGAAAACTGATTCAGAATTGCTGAAAAAGATACCGGTTCGGATAGGTCAGCTTTTCGCTTTTCCGCTCTCCGTTCACGATGATATGGACAATATTGATCTGGTCATCAAATAAATTATACAGGAAACTTACCGCCGCTTCTACTTTTTTGGGAGCCTCGATTTTTTGGGATTCAAGATAGATGTTGACCGACTCATGATCTTCCTCGTAACCAACATAGTTCACGTTCAGTAATTTATTATTGGCTTTCAGTTTAAAATATTCGGAAGCGTAATTTTTCAGGGCTTCATTCAGCCTGGCTTTATAAGCCGGATCATTAAAATGAAGCGCATTACCGTATTTTTTATTCAGACCGTTTTCCAGGTCATCCAGGAAAAAACGGCCGGTTACTTCAAAAGTCTTTGATTTCTGATTGTAATTGATTTCTACCGAACCGACATGATAAGGGTGCTTGCTTCCGGTAAAAGAGAAAAATACCAATAAAACAGAAAAAAATAAAAGGGCTTTTTTCATGCTAATAAATCAATAATTTTTTGCGGGTCCTGCCTCATGTCGAAAAAGAGAAGGACTCTAATAGTATGAGGATTTTCCATTCTGAAAAACATCCGCACATGCTTTTTACCGATGAGTGCGGAACGGATATCTCTGGAATATATTGGATAACGTTTGAAGTGCCCTTCTTTTAAAACAGCTGAAACACGCTTTATATCATGGAGAAATGCTACAATTTCTTTATTACTCCAAGTCGTTTCAAGAAATTCGATTTCTTCACGTAAAGTTTGTTTAGCTATTTTTGAGAGTTCAACCTGCATATCTGATCATCTACATATTTGAAAAACTCTTCTTCAGAAATCATGTCCTTTTCTTCCAGGCGGTCTGCATAATCAGCCAGCCGTTCAATAAACCATTTCGGCGTACCGTCTTCATAAAACTCTTCATCCTCTTGTACGGAAACAGATTTCACGCCCTTCAGTTTTTCCAGAAGCTCTTTGATGAATGGGAAATCTTCTGCATTTTCAAGTTCTATATTCACTGTCATGACGATGTATTTTCAACAAAGTTAAAATAAATTTTGTATCATCGCATTTCCAAAAAATCATTTAACAATGCAGGACTTTTTATTTTACCTGAACCTGGGCTGGGAACATATCATTTCACTGGACGCCCTTGATCATCAGCTTTTTGTACTGGCCTTAATTGCCGTGTATTCCTTCAATGACCTGAAAAAAATCCTGATCCTAGTAACGGCGTTTACCATTGGGCATTCCATTACCCTGGCATTGAGCACATTTGATATCGTACGGATCAACTCAGCCTGGGTAGAATTTTTAATTCCTTTGACGATTGTCATCACTTCCCTGGACAACATCCTGATGAAGAATAAAAAACAGACGCTGATGAAGGCTAATTACTATCTGGCGCTGATCTTCGGCCTAATTCACGGGATGGGCTTTGCCAATACAGCGCGAGTGATGATCGCTAAAAGCCAGAGCATTGCCGTTCCGTTGTTAGGATTCAATATAGGGCTTGAACTGGGGCAGATCGCTATTGTTTTCGGCATTCTGATTCTGCTGTTCATCCTGATTAAAATATTTAAGGTCAACCAGAAAGACTGGGTACTTTTTGTTTCTTCAGGAGTATTTGCCTTATCGCTGAAGATGGCATTGGAAAGAATTCCATTCTAACGCTGAAACATTTCCGATTTTTCAATTACTTATTATTATATTTGACAATCCTTAAACAATTTTGGTCATGAAGTTAACGATTACCGTACTTTCCGTACTGGTCGGTGCCGGTGTAACCGCTCAGAATATTCAGAATAATCCCGGCAGCAACCATGGAAATAAATTCGAGCAGCTGGGAACCATCCTCCCTACGCCGAATATGTACCGTACGGCATCCGGGGCACCGGGACACGGCTACTGGCAGAACAGGGCCGACTATGATATCTCAGCCTATCTGGACGAAGACAAGAGGAATTTAAAGGGATCTGAAACGATTACCTACTACAATAATTCTCCGGACGACCTGGATTATATCTGGCTTCAGCTGGATGAAAACCAGCAGTCAACCGTAAAAAAAGCAGATTTCCCCTACCCTTCTACCCTGCCGAAGGCGGCCAATGACCAGCAGCTCAGAGCAACGGAACTTCCGGTAAAAGATAACGGCTACGGCGTGAACCTTGAAAAAGTGACCGATGCATCCGGTAACCCGCTGAAATACACGGTCAACCAGACCATGATGCGCATAGACCTGCCGAAAGTCCTTAAAAAAGGAGAAAAGCTGGTTTTTAAAATCGACTGGAACTATAACATCCCCAACAGAATAAAAATGGGCGGCCGCGGAGGCTATGAAAATTTTGCCGAAGACGGGAACGACCTGTATACCATGACACAATGGTATCCGAGGATGTGTGTCTACAGTGATTTCCACGGATGGCAGAACCACCAGTTTACCGGAAGAGGCGAATTTGCCCTGGTTTTCGGGAACTTTAAAGTTTCCATGAATGTTCCGGCAGACCACGTGGTAGGCGGTACCGGGGAATGTAAAAACTACAGCCAGGTCTTAACGGCCGATCAGCTGGCCAGGTATAATAAATCGAAGACTTCTAACGAGCCTGTGGAGATTGTAACGCTGGATGAAGCGAAAAAGGCGGAGAAAAACCATTCCAGGCAGAGAAAAACCTGGAGCTTTGAAGCCAATGACGTAAGGGATTTCGCCTGGACATCTTCAAGGAAATTCGTTTGGGACGGAATGGGTGTTACCATTCCTGAAAATAACAATAAAGTAATGGCAATGAGCTTCTATCCTAAGGAAGCGTATGCATTGTACAGGAAATTTTCCACCAAGGCAGTAGCCCATACCATCAAAACCTATTCAGAATTTACGATTCCGTATCCTTATCCGGTAGCCCAGTCGGTGGAAGCCGCCAACGGAATGGAGTACCCGATGATCTGCTTCAACTACGGAAGGACAGAAAAAGACGGTACCTATTCGGAAGGGATCAAAAACGGAATGCTGGGTGTAGTGATCCATGAAGTAGGACACAATTTCTTCCCGATGATCATCAACTCAGACGAAAGGCAGTGGTCGTGGATGGATGAAGGACTGAATACTTTTGTGGAGTACCTTACCGAAGAACGCTGGGACAACAAATTCCCGTCCAAAAGAGGACCGGCATGGACCATTGTGGATTATATGAAGCTTCCTAAAGATCAACTGGAGCCGATCATGAGCAATTCTGAAAACATCATCCAGTTCGGGCCGAATGCCTATTCAAAACCTGCCACGGGACTGAATATTCTCCGTGAAACCATTATGGGAAGGGAGCTGTTTGATAAAGCATTTAAAACCTATTCCAAAAGATGGGCGTTCAGGCATCCTGAACCCGCAGACTTTTTCAGGACCATGGAAGATGCGAGCGGCGAAGACCTCGACTGGTTCTGGAGGGGCTGGTTCTACGGCACGGATCCTGTAGACATCGCCATTGACAAAGTGACGGTTGCCACTCCGGACTTCGATACACCTCCAAAGGAAAGCAAAGAAGTAAAATATAAAACCGATAAGCCGTTGCAGAATGATTTTGAGGACATCTCAAAGATCAGGAACAAACAGGATAAGAACATCACGTTCTATGCAGATACGGATAAGCAGGTACAGGATTTCTACTACCGCTATGACAGAGGACAGGAGAAAGTAGACGCCAATAAAGAATATGCCCTTAAAATGGATGGCAGCAAAGCCCTGGACAGCAAGGACAAAGAAAAATTCAAAAATATGACGGCGTATCAGATTGATTTCGTCAACAAAGGCGGGCTTGTGATGCCGATTATCCTTGAATTTACTTTTGAAGACGGGACGAAGCTGTATGACAAATCTTCCGCACAGATCTGGAGGCTGAATGAGCAGAAAACTTCCAAGACCTACTATTTCGAGAAAAAACTGAAATCCATCCAGCTGGACCCGATGAGGGAGACAGCAGATATCGATACTTCCAACAACTTCTGGAGCAATGACGGCACCTCCGGTGAAACCACCAAATTCCAACTGTTCAAGCAGAAGCAGGAAGGCGGATCTGCCAGGGGCGCTTCCAGCGGGAAAGTAAACCCGATGCAGGCGGCAGGAAAGAAAAACTAAAAAAAAACGGCTAATATCAATTAGCCGTTTTTTGTTTTATAAGATCGAGAATGTAGCAATGATGGTACTTTTCTCATCCAGTGAATTAGGGTTGGTTACCGTAATCCCGTATTCACCCGGAGGCTTATCCTTTAACGTGATCAGATAGGAATTCTGCCCATATTTCTTCCCGCTGAAGTTAAGGTAATGCAGCTTGTTCGTTTTCATGGTTCCGAAGGTATTGACAGAAGCCATTTCCGCCCTTCTGAATTTTTTGTTGGAATCGAATTCAAAGATTTTGATGATAGCCATCGGATCGGTGTTGTTGTCTACTGCACGTACGATGAACTGGATGTCATCACCCGGCCTTACTTTGGTAGAAGAACAGCATCCGTCAATCTGAAGCTTGGATTTGACACTCCCGAAACCGGTGATCACCATTCCTGCATTCATGGCAGAACGCGTCTGCGTAGTATGCTTTTCAAGCAATATGGTAGACTGATCAGGTTTCAGCAATAAACATTCACCAATAAATTCCGGTTCCTGTGCCGTCTGCGAATACATGCTGATGCTGCACAGACTCATTGCAGCCAATAATAGAGTTTTTCTCATTTAATTCAGTTTTTTATAATGATTCTGCAAAAATATAATTTAATCCGAAATACAAACCATATTTTAATATAATTATTTTAATCTGAACCATAAAAATTAGTCTGCCAAATTTTCACACCGGCAATGAAAATCCTGCCAAATTTTTCTTTTGGGGAGCTTGGCATATATTTAGAGAAGTACAGGATAGAATAATTAAAAAATTAAATATATTATGTCAGTAAACTTCAAACCATTAGCAGACAGAGTTCTTGTAGAGCCTATCGCTGCAGAAACAAAGACCGCTTCAGGGATTATTATTCCGGACACCGCAAAAGAAAAACCACAAGAGGGTACTGTAGTGGCAGTAGGCCCGGGTAAGAAAGATGAGCCAACAACGGTTCAGGTAGGTGACAAAGTACTTTACGGAAAATATTCCGGTTCTGAATTGAAACTGGACGGGAAGGATTATTTAATTGTAAAGGAATCGGATCTGTTAGGAGTAATCGGATAATTTGTAAAAAGTAAAATGTATTCATGTAAAATGATTTCATGAGTACAGGGTACAAAGTACATGAATACAAATAAAATTAAAGTACATTAATACAATACTAAAATGGCAAAAGAAATAAAATTCGATATCGAGTCGAGAGACGCTTTAAAAAGAGGGGTTGATGCATTGGCTAATGCAGTGAAAGTAACCTTAGGTCCAAAAGGAAGAAATGTAGTGATCGAAAAATCTTTCGGGGCACCACACGTAACCAAAGACGGTGTTTCTGTAGCGAAAGAGATCGAACT is part of the Chryseobacterium camelliae genome and encodes:
- a CDS encoding class I SAM-dependent methyltransferase — protein: MRTDILKYYNNLAVTYDKNRFGNSYGKYIDQQEKSFLNYFFYDKNYSTVLDLGCGTGRLLNFATHGTDFSEEMLHIARQKYPHKKLEKGEISKIPFIDEFDCIFCFHVIMHQNKKETEAFLDECYSKLNKKGTLIFDYPTKRRRKVVSPQEDWHAGNRFTPKEISKLSEKGWKIKNTIGILLFPIHRIPKGLRKHFLPLDILLCKTFLKNWASYQIVILEKI
- a CDS encoding VanW family protein; the protein is MRQQLRKWLPHHWKMQLKLLQRHFDESKTQYSYSKNYSPDKIGKYEIQLHQIIQKSEFHENKVHNLKIVGEKINNLIINSNEVFSFWKLVGKPNKKNGFKEGRNLIKTQISSDFGGGICQFSSILYFMALQSGLRILERFPHSMDIYKEHERFTPLGSDCTVVYGYKDLQIQNPYSFPVQLKCSVGDERLSLNLISPNELELNTIDFRKSETEKGVWVETFSNNKFLFKNFYIRL
- a CDS encoding ACP phosphodiesterase translates to MNYLAHSFLTFTDGQIVGQFLADFIRNRDRFSFPKGIQDGITLHRAIDTFTDSHPAVHEAKKVFAPLVRLYAGAFVDVSMDYFVANDLNLNSLEGWKKHSVKVYCVLNEHHEYLPENFTRMLEKMEEGDWLYNYRYEKNIGYSMRNVLNKAKYLHTDIPVHEAFLKNKNLLQECYDDFFPDLMEHAKGINALLQLEN
- a CDS encoding DUF6702 family protein, which codes for MKKALLFFSVLLVFFSFTGSKHPYHVGSVEINYNQKSKTFEVTGRFFLDDLENGLNKKYGNALHFNDPAYKARLNEALKNYASEYFKLKANNKLLNVNYVGYEEDHESVNIYLESQKIEAPKKVEAAVSFLYNLFDDQINIVHIIVNGERKSEKLTYPNRYLFQQF
- a CDS encoding HupE/UreJ family protein, whose product is MQDFLFYLNLGWEHIISLDALDHQLFVLALIAVYSFNDLKKILILVTAFTIGHSITLALSTFDIVRINSAWVEFLIPLTIVITSLDNILMKNKKQTLMKANYYLALIFGLIHGMGFANTARVMIAKSQSIAVPLLGFNIGLELGQIAIVFGILILLFILIKIFKVNQKDWVLFVSSGVFALSLKMALERIPF
- a CDS encoding M1 family metallopeptidase, which produces MKLTITVLSVLVGAGVTAQNIQNNPGSNHGNKFEQLGTILPTPNMYRTASGAPGHGYWQNRADYDISAYLDEDKRNLKGSETITYYNNSPDDLDYIWLQLDENQQSTVKKADFPYPSTLPKAANDQQLRATELPVKDNGYGVNLEKVTDASGNPLKYTVNQTMMRIDLPKVLKKGEKLVFKIDWNYNIPNRIKMGGRGGYENFAEDGNDLYTMTQWYPRMCVYSDFHGWQNHQFTGRGEFALVFGNFKVSMNVPADHVVGGTGECKNYSQVLTADQLARYNKSKTSNEPVEIVTLDEAKKAEKNHSRQRKTWSFEANDVRDFAWTSSRKFVWDGMGVTIPENNNKVMAMSFYPKEAYALYRKFSTKAVAHTIKTYSEFTIPYPYPVAQSVEAANGMEYPMICFNYGRTEKDGTYSEGIKNGMLGVVIHEVGHNFFPMIINSDERQWSWMDEGLNTFVEYLTEERWDNKFPSKRGPAWTIVDYMKLPKDQLEPIMSNSENIIQFGPNAYSKPATGLNILRETIMGRELFDKAFKTYSKRWAFRHPEPADFFRTMEDASGEDLDWFWRGWFYGTDPVDIAIDKVTVATPDFDTPPKESKEVKYKTDKPLQNDFEDISKIRNKQDKNITFYADTDKQVQDFYYRYDRGQEKVDANKEYALKMDGSKALDSKDKEKFKNMTAYQIDFVNKGGLVMPIILEFTFEDGTKLYDKSSAQIWRLNEQKTSKTYYFEKKLKSIQLDPMRETADIDTSNNFWSNDGTSGETTKFQLFKQKQEGGSARGASSGKVNPMQAAGKKN
- the groES gene encoding co-chaperone GroES — translated: MSVNFKPLADRVLVEPIAAETKTASGIIIPDTAKEKPQEGTVVAVGPGKKDEPTTVQVGDKVLYGKYSGSELKLDGKDYLIVKESDLLGVIG